GTTTCCCTCCGTCCATCACTTTCGGGAGGTCGGGATGAAAAAAATGGTCGTGGCCAGAGTCGGTCCCCTCGGATTCGACTCGTTAAGCGTGGAAAACACTCCCGAACCTGTTCCGGGCTCCGGAGAGGTTCTCGTGCGTGTGGAGGCCTGCGGAGTTTGCCGGACCGATCTTCATGTCATTGAGGGGGATTTGCCGGAAAGCGCGCCAGGCATTGTTCCCGGCCATGAGGTTGTCGGGCGCGTCGCAAAGACAGGTCCCGGGGTGTCGGACCTGTCCCCCGGACAGAGAGTCGGGGTGGCCTGGCTGTACCGTTCCTGCGGGGAATGCCGGTATTGTCGGAAAGGGGCCGAAAATCTGTGCGTCTCTCCCCTTTTTACGGGCTATCACCGGCCGGGTGGGTATGCCGAAGCCCTGGTGGCCAATGCCGCCTTTGTCTATCCGCTGCCGGAGAACATGCCGGCCGAACAGCTGGCCCCTCTTTTGTGCGCCGGGATCATCGGTTACCGGGCTCTTTCCCGGCTTGGACTTTCCCGGGGATCCCATCTCGGCCTCTACGGCTTCGGTGCGTCGGCGCATCTTGTTCTTCAGATGGCTCGGGATCAGGGGATGCGTGTCTCTGTCGGAAGCCGCGGCGACCGCCATCAGGCGTTTGCCCGATCCATGGGAGCCGATTGGGTCGGAGGGCCGGCCGAAACCCCGGAAGAACCACTGGACGGCGCCATTCTCTTCGCCCCGGCCGGCCCTCTCGTGCTGCCGATCTTGCGACGTCTCGACAGAGGCGGACGCCTTCTCATCGCGGGAATCCATCTGTCGGACATTCCGGCAATCGAATACGAACCTTTTCTGTTTTATGAAAAGTCTCTGGGGTCGGTCACCGCGAACACCCGGGACGACGGGCGAAAGCTTCTGGAGTGGGCATCGAAGGGGACCATCGTTCCCCGGACGACCGTCTATCCGCTGGAAGAGGCCGTGCGCGCTCTTCGGGATCTGAAGGAGGACCGTATTGAAGGAGCCGCGGTCCTGAAGGTGGGCGGATAAGAGAGGGGGGTCGCATTTTCCGGAGCCGATCCCCCCTTCCTGTCCCGGTTCGGGAGCATTACTTGACGGTGACGGTCACCTGGCTCTTGGGTCCGAGGAGATGGTGATGGCGCGTGGCCGCCTTGACGACGATCACATGCTTGCCCTTTGGAATATCCATCCGGACAGGGTTGGCATGGGTGGGTTTGTAAAGGGTCCCGTCGACGTAGACATGCACATGGTTGGCCCGGGGACCCTTGTGGTAGATGTACCGGAGCATGAAGGGATCGTGAACGACCGCCCCGCTTTTTGGAGAGACGATCTTGACGGACGTCTTGTCGGCGGACCAGGCGGTGCCGGCTCCGAGGAAAGACATTGCCGCCAGTGCCATTCCCGCGACCAGTGCGCCTGTTTTTCGGATGATCATCGGACACTCCTTCCTGAAAGAATTCAGACAACGGACGCATGTGTTTGAAGATGCGTCCGGACCTTTGAGACCGGCCGAAGACAGTCCGGCTTCTGCCGACAACCCCCCGTCGTTCGGCCACCCTTTCCCGCTTCTTACCGAATTATACCGGATCACGATGAGATGGAACTTTACCATCATGCGGGAATTGTCCTCCCCTTGTCGAGTCCCGGAAAGGGAAAATGTCTCCCGGAAGGCAAGGAGGCAATATGCGGACGGAGGGGCCGCATCTCTTGAGGCAAAGCGGTCCGGACGGGTGTATGATGGAAGAGGGAACCTCTGAACCCGTTTATGGAAGGAGGATCGCAATGGACAGCAGTTCCTACGAAAAGATGAAAGCGGCGCTGGAGGAAATCGGAACCGATCTCGAATCGGAAACATTTGTTCCGGAGGCGCGCTGGCTGAAACTTGAACGGGACATTGAAAGCCAGAGCGCGTCCGGAGGGATCTCTCCGGAAGAGTCGATCGATCTTCGGCAGCTTTTGGACGAACTCCGGCTGGAACATGATCTCCGGATGAATCCGGGGACCCTGGGGAGCTGAATCGATGGAAAAGAGAAAACTGAAAAATGGACGGCGTCCCGCCGTATGGACCGCTCTGGCGGCGGGGGCGCTTTCTGTACTGGCGGGATGCCAGACGACACCGGCTGTGCCCTACGTCCCGCCGAAGGAGACCGGTGTCACCTTCCCGACGGAACCCTCCGAAACGCTGGGAAGTCTGGTCGACCGGATGGGAAAGCAGCTCGAGGACATCCTGGATCGCACCTCCGGAGGAGAGATCGGCCTGTATGTGGCCATCGTCAAATACACGGATTCCGGAGGAGTGGCGCATTCCTTCGGACGCGTCCTTGCCCTGAAGCTGGGAGAAAAGCTGGCGAAAACGGGGCGCTATCATGTGATCGATCCGGGACGGATTCATCAGGCCCTTCGCCAGGAGGCGCTCAACCAGGGGATCGTCGATACCCGGTCGGTGGTGCGGGCTGCACGGAAAGCGGGAGCCGACCGGGTCGTTCTGGGGAGCTATACCGACCTTGGGCCCCAGATCGAGCTGAATACCCGCGTCATCCGGATATCGGACGGTTTTGTGCTGGGCCAGTTCTCAGAGGCGGTCGACCGGGGGTCGGCGATCATGAACCTGATTCACGTGGGACCCTGAGATGTCAGGGAATGACAAGAAGGAGAGGGCAATGCTGACCGGAAACAGAAGTGTTCCTTCGGAGCAAATCCGGACGAAAGAAGAGGGGGTCTTTGGACGATGGAGCGGAGGGGTTCTTCTTCTTTTGTTGCTGTTGTGGCTGCCGGGGTGCATCGTGTCGATCAATCCGGGGCAGGCGGGGGTTTTCTGGGATATTTCCCACGGAACCGACACCTCCCAGGTATACCGGGAGGGCGTCCAGATCATCGCCCCCTGGAACCGGATGTACATTTATGATCTGAGGACCCAGGAGGCCCGCATCCGTCTCCATGTCCTGTCGATCAACGGGCTTCCCATCGGGATGGACTCCTCCGTGATCTATCGGGTCAATCCGGGAACCCTTCCCACGTTGCAGGAAACCGTGGGTCCCGATTATTATCATGTGCTGATTGCTCCATACGTCCGGAGCGAAGCCCGGAAGATCGTCGGCCGGTACACGCCGTCCCAGATCTATTCGAACCAGAGGGAGCTGATCGAAAAGGAAATCCTGAAGAACCTTCGGGAAAAACTCCGACCGTATCCGATCGACGTTTCGGGATTCCTGATCCGCAATGTCCGCCTGCCGGAAGTCATCCGGGTGGCAATCGAGCGGAAGCTGACGGAAGAGCAGAACTATCAGCGGATGGAGTATGTTCTGGACGTGGCCCGCAAGGAAGCCCAGAAGAGACGCATCGAAGCCCAGGGTATCCAGGCCTTTCAGAAGATCGTCCAGAGCAATCTGACCCGCGAATACCTGATCTGGAAAGGCATCCGTGCGACGGAACGGATCGCGAAGAGTCCGAATACGAAGGTCATTATCATTGGTGGCGGCAAGAACGGGCTGCCGGTCATCCTGAACGCGGGATCGAAATAGTCTCTGAGAATGCAATAAACCGGGAACGGTCCCGTGGCGGGCCGTTCCTCCAAGCCGGGGAGGGAAGAGTGAGTGAAGGGTTGAAGGCCGGAGACAAGGCCCCCGAGTTTGAGCTGGAAGTGGACGGGTATGTCCGTTCTCCGGTAAAACTGTCGGATTTTCGGGGGAAGAAGGTCGTCCTCTACTTTTATCCGAAGGACGACACGCCGGGATGCACGCGGGAGGCCTGCGATTTTCGGGACCGGCTGGGGGAGCTGACCGGAAAAGGGGTGGTGGTTCTGGGCGTGTCGAAGGACAGCCTCGAAAGCCATGCGAAGTTCCGGAAGAAGTACGACCTGACGTTCCCCCTGCTGGCCGACACCGCCGGGAAGGTCTCGGAGTCCTACGGGGTCATCAAGGAAAAGAATCTGTACGGAAGAAAATCGGTGGGAATCGAGCGGACGACCTTCCTGATCGACGGGGAAGGCGTGATTCGCAAGATCTATCCGAAAGTCAAAGTGGACGGCCATGTCGGAAAGATCGAGGAGGATCTTGCCCGGATCTGAAAACCCGGTCTTGCCCGCTCGTATTTACTTGTGAAGGGCCAGAAATCGCCATTTCTGGCCCTTTTTCGTTTGACCGGCCCCGAGAGGGGTGTTATACTCGACATTGACAGGTGGTCCGGGGGACCCCGACGGCAAGACCCCCGTTCCTCCGATGTCAGAACCGCGATCTTTCGGGAGGGTCCAGTGATATGTCACGGAAACCTGAAGACGAAGGAAGAAACGCGGAGCCATTCGTGACTCCCAGAGATGCCCGGACGGACGGTTCTTCCGATCCGGATGTCGAACGCCTGCACCAGCGCATCCGTCTCCTTGAGCGCCATGTCGAGGAGCAGTCCGAGTACCAGAGCCTTCTCGAGACGGCTTCCGCCATGAACAAAAAGCTCGAGGATACACTCCGGAAAGCCCGTGACGAGATCCGGGTTCTGAAGGACGAAATCGCCAAGCTCACCTCTCCTCCAAATACGTTCGCCACCCTGGACACGCTTTACCCGGACCGCCGGGAAGCGGATATCTATGTGTCCGGACGGAAGATGCGTGTCCAGACGTCGACCGATCTCGATCTGTCGACGTTGTCTCACGGAGAGCCGGTTCTCCTGAACGAGGCGTTCAATATTATCGGCCCCGCTCCGTCTGAAAAGCAGGGGGAAATTGTCTACGTCAAGGAAATTCTCGATTCCGGCCGCATCATCGTCAGCGGAGAATCGGGTGTGGACAGGGCGGCGATTCTTTCCCGCTCCCTTCCCGCCTCCCTTCTGACCGTCGGCGACCACGTCATGATGGATCAGAGAAGCGGCATCATCCTGGAAAAACTTCCCAAGAGCGAAGTCGGCCAGGTCGTTCTCGAGGAGATTCCGGATGTCAGCTTCGAGGACATCGGCGGGCTCGACGAAGAGCTGGAGATCGTCCGGGACGCGGTCGAGCTTCCTTTTCTGTATCCGGAACTTTTCAAGGAGTATCATCTTCCGCCGCCCAAGGGCGTCCTTCTCTACGGACCCCCGGGGTGCGGAAAGACACTGATCGCCAAGGCGGTGGCGAACTCCGTCGGCCGCCGGATGGAACAAGTCCACGGACAGGACGCCCGGTCCTATTTTCTGCACGTCAAGGGTCCGGAACTTCTGAACAAGTATGTCGGCGAGTCGGAGCGCCAGATTCGCGAAGTGTTCGCCCGGGCCAGGGAAAAAGCCCGGGAGGGCGTTCCGGTCATCGTCTTCTTCGATGAGATGGATTCCCTGTTCCGCACGCGGGGATCCGGGGTCTCGTCGGATATGGAAAGCACGATCGTTCCACAATTTCTGGCCGAGATCGACGGGGTGGAGAGGCTTCGGAACGTCATCGTCATCGGGGCTTCAAACCGGCAGGACTTGATTGATCCGGCCATCCTCCGGCCGGGTCGTCTCGACGTCCGCGTCCGGATTGACCGCCCGAACGAAGCCAAGGCCAAGATGATCTTTGCCAAGTATTTCCGGGCGGCGATTCCTCTGTCCAGGGAGGTTCTGTCCCAGTTCGGGCAGGATCGCCAGAAGGCGGTGGAATCTCTGATCGACCAGGCCGTGACCCGGATGTATGCGCAAACGGAAGAGAATCGTTTTCTGGAGGTGACATACGCCAATGGCGAAAAAGAAGTCCTGTATTTCAAGGATTTCGCAAGCGGTGCCATGATCGAGGGGATTATGGCCCGGGCCAAAAAGGAAGCGATCAAGAGGGAAATCCGGGACCCGGGATCCCGGGGGCTGCAGCTCGAAGACATTTTGCAGGGCATCCGGAGAGAGTACCAGGAGAACGAAGACCTTCCGAACACGACGAATCCGGACGACTGGGCCCGGATCGCGGGAAGAAAGAGCGAGCGGATTTCCCACGTCAAGACGCTGGCGGGACGCTCGCCCAAGGCCCGGCCCATCGAAACGGTGCCGGCGGGACATTACCTCTAGATCATCGCGGGAGGGGATGTGACACAAGGCCCAAACGACAGGATTGCCGGTATCGTCGGCACCGAGGTCGAGTACGGCTTGTCCTGGGCGAACCGGACGCCGGAGGACCCGGAAAGGCTCTCGGCGGAACTGATCGGACATGTTCCGGAGGCCTGCCACGCGCCGGTCCTCTGGGATTATGAAAATGAGGATCCCCGCCACGACGCCCGGGGTTTTCTGGTCGAAGGCGACCGGGAAAACCCGGATGAGGACGACAACCGTTCCCTGAACAAGCCTCTCTACAATGGCGGTCGTCTCTATGTCGACGGAGCTCATCCGGAGTACTCCGGGCCTGAATGCGCTTCCGTCCGGGACGTCGTCCGTTACGAAAAGGCCGGGGACCGCATGGTCGGGGCCTGTCAGGCGGCCCTGTCCGGACTTCATGCCGGGGGACCGCCCCTTCTGGTTCTGAAGAACAATGCGGACGGAAAGGGAAATTCCTGGGGATACCACGAAAACTATCTTCTCCCCCGCTCCCTCCCTTTCGATACGCTGGCCAGGAAAATCTCCTCGCATCTGGTCACCCGCGTTCTTTTTTGCGGTTCGGGCAAGCTGGGTTCGGACCTGGACCCTTCGAAATCCGGAACGTATTTTCTTTCCCAGAGAGCGGAATTTTTCGAGATTCCCATGGGGCTCTCGACCATGGTCCACCGTTCGGTGGTGAATACCCGGGACGAACCGCATTCCGACCGGACCCTTTACCGTCGTTTCCACGTGATCACCGGGGATTCGAATCTCTCCGAGATTTCGACGTACCTGAAAGTCGGCACCACATCGCTGGTCCTGCGGGCTCTTGAAGCCGGGGCGTTCGATCCGCCGGTCTTCTCCGACTGGGTCGACGCCTTCCGTCGGGTGGGGGCGGACAGGACCCTCAAGGCAAGGCTGACGCTCGACAATGGCAAGACCATGACCGCCCTGGAGTGTCAGGAGGTTCTTGTTTCCCAGGTGCGCCGCTTTCTCGAACAGGAAGGCATGGATGCCGAGTCGGCCGACCTTCTGGGACGGTGGGAAAAGATTCTGGAGGCGCTCCGGCAGGGTTCCCCGCTTGTGGAGAGAACGGTGGACTGGGCCATCAAGTGGTCCGTCCTGTCCCGCTATTCCGAAAAAAAAGGATGGGCGATGACGGATTCCCGACTCAAGATGCTGGATTTCCAGTACCATGATCTTCGTCCGGAAAAAAGCATTTTCCAGATGCTCGAAAACACCGGCCAGGTGGATCGTTTGGTCGATCCGATGGAAGTGGAGGAGGCGCTCGGCCGTCCCCCTTCGGAAACCCGGGCGTACTTCCGGGGAGAAATGCTGCGCCGGTTTTTGTCCCGCGTCCACGCGGTCAGCTGGAGTTCGGTCGTGGTGGACCCGGGGGAAGGCCCCCTGAAAAGGCTGGCTCTGGGAGATCCCTGGAAGGGAACCCAGAAAAGGGTGGGGGCCCTGATGGGCAAGGCCGGTTCGGTGGAGGATCTTTTGAAAGCCCTGAATCCTCTTCCATCCGGAGAGTGATCGTTTGTCCGTGAGGTGAAAGATGGCAACGAAAGACAGCGAGACCAAAAAACAGTCGGGTTCAACATCCAGTCGCGAAGATCAGGACCCGGAAGCCCAGGCTTCCGCACGGGTGCGTCAGAAAGCCGATGAGGTGCGGGAAGAGGCGGACGCACTGGTGGACCAGATCGACGAGATCCTGGAAGAGAACGCGGAAACGTTCGTCAAGTCGTTTATCCAGAAAGGTGGCGAATAGCCCGGAGGAGTGTTCTTGATTCCATTCAGGGAAGGGTCCCCGCTGTGGGGGGGATCATCGTTTGTCGAACTGTTGCACCGGGTTCGCCCGGAAAGCCCTCCCCTTGCTTCTTTCGTCCTGTCCGGGGGCGGGGAAAAGGCTTCGCCCGTTTTTTCCGGAGGTTCGTCCCCCCTTCCCGTGTGGCACGGGACGACGGTTCTGGCGTTGACGACACGGACCGGGGTCGTCATGGCGGCGGACCGCCAGGCGTCCGAGGGGTATCAGGTTGCGGACCGGGCCATCCAGAAGATTTTTCCCGTGGACCGCACGTCGGCCGTGGCGATCGCGGGAGCGGCGGGTCCGGCCATCGAGATGGCCCGCCTCTTTCGGGTGGAGATCGAACATTATGAAAAGCTCGAAGGGGTTGCCCTGTCCCTCCTCGGAAAAGCGAACAAGCTCGGGCAGATGGTCCGGGACCATCTGCCCCTGGCCCTGCAGGGTCTCCTGGTGGTTCCCCTGTATGCGGGATACGACACCCGGTCGGGTACAGGGCGTATTTTCAAATATGACGCCGCGGGGGGACGTTACGAGGAAGACACCTTCCATTCCAACGGTTCGGGAGGGCTGTTCGCCCGGAACGTCCTCAAAATGCTCTATCGTCCCGGGATGGAAGAGGCCGAAGCGGTGTCGACGGCCCTCCGTGCGCTCTACGAGGCGGCGGACGACGATCTCGCGACGGGAGGAGCCGACTTTGTCCGGGGGATCTATCCCCTCGTCCATGTCATCGACCGTCAGGGAGTCCGGGAGGTGCCGCCATCGGACGTGGCCCGGGTGCTGGAAGAGATCAGCACAAACCTGAAAAGGCGGGTGACGCCATGACGATGCCGTTTTATGTGTCTCCCGAGCAGTTCCTGCAGGACAAGGCGGAGTATGCCAAGAAAGGTATCAGCCGGGGCCGTTCGATTGCCGTTCTGGAGGTTGTCGAAGGAATCCTTCTGGTGGCGGACAACTCGAGCCATGCCCTTCACAAGATCTCGGAAATCTACGACCGGGTCGCCTTCGCGGGGGTGGGAAAATACAGCGAATTCGAAAATCTCCGGAAGGCGGGCATCCGGTATGCGGATCTCAAGGGGTTCATGTACAGCCGGGAGGACGTGACCGGCCGTTCTCTGGCCAACGCCTACTCCGAGCTTCTGGGAAACGCGTTCAGCCAGGAAATGAAACCGATGGAAGTGGAGATCCTGCTGGCCGATCTGGGGACGGAGGATCGGCCGAACGAAATCTACCGGATCTCCTTCGACGGATCCATTTTCGACGAGTCTCTTGTCAGTGTGGTGGGCGGGCGTTCGGACCAGCTCAAGACCTTTCTGAAAGAGCGTGTCCGCCCCGGGGTCACCCTGCGGGAAGGGCTCTCGCTGGTCCGGTCGGGGTTCCTGGAGCAGAACGAAAACGGTCACCCGGTGATGAACATCGAGGCGGCCATTCTGGAACGATCCGCGTCGGGACGTTGTTTCCGGCGTTTTTCTCCGGAAGAGGTGTCCCGGCTTTTGTCAACAGACCCGTAAGGGCCGATGAGAGGGGGCGATCGATGGTGCGGCGGATTTTCGGTCTTGAAAGCGAATATGGTTTCGTTTTCCAAAACAAGAGCCAGAAAGCCTATCCGCCCGAACGCGCCCTCGAGTTTCTCTTTCAGGGCATCCTCATGAACTCCTGGTCGCGGGACGCCTTTCTTCCGAACGGTGCCCGGATCTACCAGGACACCGGCAGCCATCCCGAATACTCAACGCCCGAATGCGACCGGGTCCGGGATGTGGTTGTGCATGACAAGGCCGGGGAGAGAATCCTGTCCCGGGCGGTGGATTTCGCCTTCGATCACCTGCACGAGGAAGGGGTCGACGGATCTCTCTTCGTTCTGAAGAACAATACGGATTCGGCCGGAAATTCCTACGGGTGCCACGAAAACTATCTCATCGACCGGAATGTGACCTTCTGGCGTCTCTCCCGGACCCTCATCCCGTTTTTCGTTACCCGGCAGATTTTTGCCGGCGCCGGCGGGCTGGTTCCGGACGGAGAGGGAAAGGTGATGTTTGCCCTTTCCCCCCGGGCCCTCCACATCCGGGAAAAGATCTCCTGCTCCACGACAAGCTCCCGTCCCATCATCAATACCCGGGACGAGCCCCACGCCGATCCGCAGAAGTACCGGAGACTCCACATTATCGTGGGGGACTCGAACATGAGCGAACTCAGCAATTACCTGAAGGTCGGCGCAACGGCCCTGGTGCTTCAGGTGATCGAGGAGGGGGGGCTCCATGACCGCATGTCTCTGGAGGATCCCATCCGGTCAATCCGGGAAATTTCGCTCGATCCCACCCTGACCCGGAAAGTGCGTCTCGAAGGGGGAAGGGAGATGACCGCTCTCGAGATCCAGTGGGAATATCTCGACTCTGTCCGCTCCTTTTTATCCCGGGAAGGACCGATACCGGCCGCGTCCCGGGAGATTCTGGATCTCTGGGAACGGGTTCTGTCCGAGCTCGGGAGGGACCCGGAACATTTGTCCCGGGAGATGGACTGGTGCATCAAGTTCCGGACAATGGTCCAGTACCGGGAAGCCAAGGGTCTGGACTGGTCCCATCCGGTCCTGTCGATGCTCGACTATCAATATCATGATGTACATGTGGACCGGGGACTGTATAATAGACTGGTTCGTTCGGGTCGTGTGGACCGGCTGGTGGAAGAGGAGGAGGTCCTTTGCGCCATGGAAGTTCCTCCGCAGACGACCCGGGCCAAATTGCGGGGAGCGCATATCCGTCAGGCGATGAAGGAACACCGGTCCTTTACCGTCGACTGGACCTACATGAGACTGAACGATCCGCCACAGGAAACCGTGCACTGGTCGGATCCCTTTCGAAACTGGGAGAATGGAAGTACCGAATGACTGATCCGTTTGATCACCCGTCCCTCAAAAAGCTTCTTTTTCCGATGTGGATCGTCTGGGCCGCGTTCCTTCTGACGCTTCGGGCCGGAGGGCCGGACCTGCCGGCGAACCCGCACACGGGGGCGGACGGGGATGGAGAAGGGTTTTCCGGATTCACGCCGCCGCATTATCAGCCGGTGGCGAACGCGAATGTGCCGACGCTGCCGTTGGGATCCCCCTTCAATCCCGCGCCGCCGATCAGCCCGGTCTCACCGCCGTCTCCGGGTCCGCTCGGGCAGGCCTCCGGTTCCTTTTCCCCGCCTGCCCCGTCCTCCTCGCTTCCCGTCCAGCTTTACTCCGTCCCGCTCCCCTCCTCTTCCCTGGGGATGTCGCAGGGGGCGGTGGAGCCTTCGGCGCCCGTTCTCTCCTTTGGGCTGACAAATGGCGGCGTTCCCCAGATTTCTCCGCCCGCCAGCACGCCCTCCATCACCTATTTCGCCATGGGACCATCGTCCCTGTTAAACCAGTTCGCCCAGCCTCCCATGGTTCCTTTCGGACAGGTCGGCGTTCAGCCGCAGCCCTATGTGTCCGGACTGTCGGTTGTGGGAACGTTCCCCAACCCTTTTACCCCGACCTGCAACTACTACTTCTTTCCGAATTGCGGCCAGAACGGCGGATTTTCGACGAACTTCCGCTACTCCACCCGCTGATCCCCTCCAGCGGTTTCAAGGTCTTTCCGACGCGACGTCCGCGCTCCCGCAAGCAGCACAATCCCTCCGGCCGTGGCCGCCGCCCCCGACCAGAATCCTTCGGACAGCTTTCCGGCATCCCACAGACCGGAAACCGCGGGCTGGAGGACCAGCATCCCCAGAGCCCCCGAAATTTCGAGCCAGGCATAGGCGTTGAGCCTTCCTGACGCGTCCGAAAGAACGCCGGTCAGGCTCTTGGATCCGACGCTGATCAGGACGTCGGCAATGCCCCACAGGATCATGCCGCCCAGGTAGAATCCGGCCCGGTTGTTTCCCCCTCCCAGGCAGGAGAGAGCCAGAATGAGCAGGACGGACCCGGAAAAGACGAGTGTCCAGGGTGATTTTTTCCGGGCCCCCGACAGCAGGATGGCGGCCAGGACATGGGCGACACTGGCCAGGACGAATCCGCTCCCCATCAGGCGCTCCTGTCCGGTGTTTTTTCCGTATTCGAACATCAGGAGGGTCGCCGGAAAAAGTCCCATCCGGATGAGAAAATGAGCCGACAGAAACAGAAGAAAGGTGCGATGGAGAGGAGGGAAATTTCCTCCGGTCGGGGACGCAGACGTGGAAACAGGAGGGGATTCGAGGGCTTTCCCGGTCGCGCGAAACGCGAACCAGACGCAGGCGATTCCCGGAAAGACCGTCCATTCCAGGAGGG
The sequence above is drawn from the Leptospirillum ferriphilum ML-04 genome and encodes:
- a CDS encoding zinc-dependent alcohol dehydrogenase family protein encodes the protein MKKMVVARVGPLGFDSLSVENTPEPVPGSGEVLVRVEACGVCRTDLHVIEGDLPESAPGIVPGHEVVGRVAKTGPGVSDLSPGQRVGVAWLYRSCGECRYCRKGAENLCVSPLFTGYHRPGGYAEALVANAAFVYPLPENMPAEQLAPLLCAGIIGYRALSRLGLSRGSHLGLYGFGASAHLVLQMARDQGMRVSVGSRGDRHQAFARSMGADWVGGPAETPEEPLDGAILFAPAGPLVLPILRRLDRGGRLLIAGIHLSDIPAIEYEPFLFYEKSLGSVTANTRDDGRKLLEWASKGTIVPRTTVYPLEEAVRALRDLKEDRIEGAAVLKVGG
- a CDS encoding FlgO family outer membrane protein, producing MEKRKLKNGRRPAVWTALAAGALSVLAGCQTTPAVPYVPPKETGVTFPTEPSETLGSLVDRMGKQLEDILDRTSGGEIGLYVAIVKYTDSGGVAHSFGRVLALKLGEKLAKTGRYHVIDPGRIHQALRQEALNQGIVDTRSVVRAARKAGADRVVLGSYTDLGPQIELNTRVIRISDGFVLGQFSEAVDRGSAIMNLIHVGP
- a CDS encoding prohibitin family protein gives rise to the protein MLTGNRSVPSEQIRTKEEGVFGRWSGGVLLLLLLLWLPGCIVSINPGQAGVFWDISHGTDTSQVYREGVQIIAPWNRMYIYDLRTQEARIRLHVLSINGLPIGMDSSVIYRVNPGTLPTLQETVGPDYYHVLIAPYVRSEARKIVGRYTPSQIYSNQRELIEKEILKNLREKLRPYPIDVSGFLIRNVRLPEVIRVAIERKLTEEQNYQRMEYVLDVARKEAQKRRIEAQGIQAFQKIVQSNLTREYLIWKGIRATERIAKSPNTKVIIIGGGKNGLPVILNAGSK
- the bcp gene encoding thioredoxin-dependent thiol peroxidase; the protein is MSEGLKAGDKAPEFELEVDGYVRSPVKLSDFRGKKVVLYFYPKDDTPGCTREACDFRDRLGELTGKGVVVLGVSKDSLESHAKFRKKYDLTFPLLADTAGKVSESYGVIKEKNLYGRKSVGIERTTFLIDGEGVIRKIYPKVKVDGHVGKIEEDLARI
- the arc gene encoding proteasome ATPase; amino-acid sequence: MSRKPEDEGRNAEPFVTPRDARTDGSSDPDVERLHQRIRLLERHVEEQSEYQSLLETASAMNKKLEDTLRKARDEIRVLKDEIAKLTSPPNTFATLDTLYPDRREADIYVSGRKMRVQTSTDLDLSTLSHGEPVLLNEAFNIIGPAPSEKQGEIVYVKEILDSGRIIVSGESGVDRAAILSRSLPASLLTVGDHVMMDQRSGIILEKLPKSEVGQVVLEEIPDVSFEDIGGLDEELEIVRDAVELPFLYPELFKEYHLPPPKGVLLYGPPGCGKTLIAKAVANSVGRRMEQVHGQDARSYFLHVKGPELLNKYVGESERQIREVFARAREKAREGVPVIVFFDEMDSLFRTRGSGVSSDMESTIVPQFLAEIDGVERLRNVIVIGASNRQDLIDPAILRPGRLDVRVRIDRPNEAKAKMIFAKYFRAAIPLSREVLSQFGQDRQKAVESLIDQAVTRMYAQTEENRFLEVTYANGEKEVLYFKDFASGAMIEGIMARAKKEAIKREIRDPGSRGLQLEDILQGIRREYQENEDLPNTTNPDDWARIAGRKSERISHVKTLAGRSPKARPIETVPAGHYL
- a CDS encoding proteasome accessory factor PafA2 family protein, translated to MTQGPNDRIAGIVGTEVEYGLSWANRTPEDPERLSAELIGHVPEACHAPVLWDYENEDPRHDARGFLVEGDRENPDEDDNRSLNKPLYNGGRLYVDGAHPEYSGPECASVRDVVRYEKAGDRMVGACQAALSGLHAGGPPLLVLKNNADGKGNSWGYHENYLLPRSLPFDTLARKISSHLVTRVLFCGSGKLGSDLDPSKSGTYFLSQRAEFFEIPMGLSTMVHRSVVNTRDEPHSDRTLYRRFHVITGDSNLSEISTYLKVGTTSLVLRALEAGAFDPPVFSDWVDAFRRVGADRTLKARLTLDNGKTMTALECQEVLVSQVRRFLEQEGMDAESADLLGRWEKILEALRQGSPLVERTVDWAIKWSVLSRYSEKKGWAMTDSRLKMLDFQYHDLRPEKSIFQMLENTGQVDRLVDPMEVEEALGRPPSETRAYFRGEMLRRFLSRVHAVSWSSVVVDPGEGPLKRLALGDPWKGTQKRVGALMGKAGSVEDLLKALNPLPSGE
- a CDS encoding ubiquitin-like protein Pup, with protein sequence MATKDSETKKQSGSTSSREDQDPEAQASARVRQKADEVREEADALVDQIDEILEENAETFVKSFIQKGGE
- the prcB gene encoding proteasome subunit beta; translation: MIPFREGSPLWGGSSFVELLHRVRPESPPLASFVLSGGGEKASPVFSGGSSPLPVWHGTTVLALTTRTGVVMAADRQASEGYQVADRAIQKIFPVDRTSAVAIAGAAGPAIEMARLFRVEIEHYEKLEGVALSLLGKANKLGQMVRDHLPLALQGLLVVPLYAGYDTRSGTGRIFKYDAAGGRYEEDTFHSNGSGGLFARNVLKMLYRPGMEEAEAVSTALRALYEAADDDLATGGADFVRGIYPLVHVIDRQGVREVPPSDVARVLEEISTNLKRRVTP
- the prcA gene encoding proteasome subunit alpha, translated to MTMPFYVSPEQFLQDKAEYAKKGISRGRSIAVLEVVEGILLVADNSSHALHKISEIYDRVAFAGVGKYSEFENLRKAGIRYADLKGFMYSREDVTGRSLANAYSELLGNAFSQEMKPMEVEILLADLGTEDRPNEIYRISFDGSIFDESLVSVVGGRSDQLKTFLKERVRPGVTLREGLSLVRSGFLEQNENGHPVMNIEAAILERSASGRCFRRFSPEEVSRLLSTDP
- a CDS encoding proteasome accessory factor PafA2 family protein encodes the protein MVRRIFGLESEYGFVFQNKSQKAYPPERALEFLFQGILMNSWSRDAFLPNGARIYQDTGSHPEYSTPECDRVRDVVVHDKAGERILSRAVDFAFDHLHEEGVDGSLFVLKNNTDSAGNSYGCHENYLIDRNVTFWRLSRTLIPFFVTRQIFAGAGGLVPDGEGKVMFALSPRALHIREKISCSTTSSRPIINTRDEPHADPQKYRRLHIIVGDSNMSELSNYLKVGATALVLQVIEEGGLHDRMSLEDPIRSIREISLDPTLTRKVRLEGGREMTALEIQWEYLDSVRSFLSREGPIPAASREILDLWERVLSELGRDPEHLSREMDWCIKFRTMVQYREAKGLDWSHPVLSMLDYQYHDVHVDRGLYNRLVRSGRVDRLVEEEEVLCAMEVPPQTTRAKLRGAHIRQAMKEHRSFTVDWTYMRLNDPPQETVHWSDPFRNWENGSTE